TGGGAGTTGGGAATATTCTGGCGGCTCGATCGGCAGGGCAGTGTGCTGCGTTGTCTGGATGTCTGGCAGTCGCCCGCATTAAACGCCGAAGAGTTTGTGTTGGACACCTGGCAACATACCTTTACGATCGGCAAGGGACTCCCCGGACGGATCTGGCAGGCCGGGGAACCGACGTGGATTAAAGACGTGGTGCAGGAGGCCAATTTCCCTCGCGGTGGCGCCGCTGCCAGAGTGGGATTACACGGGGCCTTCGGATTTCCTGTTCGGGTCGGCACCGAAGTGGAGGGGGTGATCGAGTTGTTCCGGCGCGAGATCAAGCAGCCGGACGAGCAGCTGTTGAAGATGGTGGCCGACGTCGGACTGAAAATCGGCCAGTTCGGCGAACGCGCGCGGGCCGAGGATGCGCTGCGGCGCACGGAAGCCCAACTCCAGCAGTCGCAAAAGATGGAAGCCGTCGGACGACTGGCCGGCGGCGTGGCGCACGACTTCAACAACATGCTGACGGTGATTCGTGGATACAGCGAACTGGTGTTGAGCCGCCTGGCGCCTACAGATGGATTCCGGAAGGAACTGGAGGAAGTGAAGAAGGCGGCGGATCGCGCCTCCGGTCTCACCGGACAACTGCTGGCGTTCAGTCGCCGACAATTCATTGCGCCGAAAGTGCTGGATCTGAATTCGGTGATCCATAATATGGAAGGCATGTTGCGACGGTTGCTGGGCGAGGACATCGTCGAGCTCTGCACGGTGCTGGACCCGGCGCTGGGGCAGTTGAAGGCGGATCCCGGTCAGGTGGAGCAGGTCATCATGAATCTTGCGGTGAATGCCCGTGATGCCATGCCGAACGGCGGCCGCCTCACGGTGGAGACCAGCAATGTGCAGTTCGGCCAACGCAGGAACCGTCCGCCGATGGGCGCCGAACCCGGTTCCTATGTGGCGTTGATCGTGCGCGATACCGGCCACGGCATGGACGAGGATACGCAGTCGCACGTCTTTGAGCCGTTTTTCACCACCAAAGAGAAGGGCAAGGGCACGGGGCTCGGTCTTTCGACGGTCTATGGCATCGTCAAGCAAAGTGGCGGCTGTATCGAGGTCGAGAGCAAGCCGGGACGCGGGGCGACCTTTAAGATTTACTTTCCTCGGGTGGAATCGGCCGCAACGGAGACCGAATCCGTCGCGGTCGGAGGGGACTCGGTCAGAGGGCGCGAGACGGTATTGTTGGTGGAGGACGAGCCGGGTGTCCGACGGTTGGTCAATGAAACCCTGCGCTTGCATGGATATACGGTGCTCGAGGCCCGGCACGGGATTGAAGCGTTGCTCACCGGCGCCAAACATGCCGGCCCGATCCATTTGCTGCTCACGGACGTGGTCATGCCGCAGATGAGCGGACCGGAAGTCGCCGAAAAACTCGCGACGGTTCGTCCGGAGGTCAAAGTGCTGTACATGTCCGGCTATCCGGATCACCCGGCCTTTTCCAAGGGAGGGATCGATACAGAGCATTCCTTCCTGCAGAAGCCCTTTACGCCTACGACGCTGGCGCAAAAGGTTCGAGAAGTGCTCGATGGGTCGAAAGTCGCCTGACCGTATCGCACAAGGGCGCGTCTACCTCTGTACTCAGCCGGCCGCTTGAACTTCCCGCTCGTTTCCGTTTATCGTGGCGCACCATGCAGGTTATTCAATTCAATGTAGGAGTGTCGGAATGAGCGAAGGGCGAACGGTATCGGCGCCGAAAGGGCAGGAACAGGAGATCGATCGGTATCGGATCGCGCGCGAGCCGTTTTATGCCGAAGTGCGGGGCGAGGTCGGGTTGTTCACGATTGCGGCCCAGAGTCGCATGCCGGTGATGCTGAAGGGCCCGAC
The window above is part of the Nitrospira sp. genome. Proteins encoded here:
- a CDS encoding PAS domain S-box protein; its protein translation is MAASLPAGSPRRSYPWLPVLIVGVTIVALVIGVVMLRSIEVRMVEATGENLTLASAEIADKLDRLLFERHADVRMMARAFSDRALDKKYINEYLQWMKETYAPVYLWLGVTDAHGRMVAATDSSVIGQDYSRSGWFDRVRQTGTVQVDEVEIHESNHKIESVAFTAPILSVGGQFLGAVTTRIGLPMLEDVLIETVREIQQTDGSAGPFEYQFLTKAGVVFVDSAFSGIDRVNLTELGLPSVLLSRSGKAGYVEEMHVRRHVPVVTGYSQTKGYGDYSGLQWTILLRMDRDLILLPIRAMMWKLGMAGVVVWLPMVGLLLWATGRLREQHRQAQQESEWARAAEAALLQSQERNRVIVDTALDAVISMDAGGIITDWNAQAVNIFGWEREEALGRRVSETVIPVRDREAHERGLRHFLDTGQGALLNRRIEMMGSHRDGHEFPVEITISPARLGDAYIFSAFIRDITARKRTERQLASQYAVTRVLAESRTLEEAGPKILQAICESLEWELGIFWRLDRQGSVLRCLDVWQSPALNAEEFVLDTWQHTFTIGKGLPGRIWQAGEPTWIKDVVQEANFPRGGAAARVGLHGAFGFPVRVGTEVEGVIELFRREIKQPDEQLLKMVADVGLKIGQFGERARAEDALRRTEAQLQQSQKMEAVGRLAGGVAHDFNNMLTVIRGYSELVLSRLAPTDGFRKELEEVKKAADRASGLTGQLLAFSRRQFIAPKVLDLNSVIHNMEGMLRRLLGEDIVELCTVLDPALGQLKADPGQVEQVIMNLAVNARDAMPNGGRLTVETSNVQFGQRRNRPPMGAEPGSYVALIVRDTGHGMDEDTQSHVFEPFFTTKEKGKGTGLGLSTVYGIVKQSGGCIEVESKPGRGATFKIYFPRVESAATETESVAVGGDSVRGRETVLLVEDEPGVRRLVNETLRLHGYTVLEARHGIEALLTGAKHAGPIHLLLTDVVMPQMSGPEVAEKLATVRPEVKVLYMSGYPDHPAFSKGGIDTEHSFLQKPFTPTTLAQKVREVLDGSKVA